In 'Nostoc azollae' 0708, the following are encoded in one genomic region:
- a CDS encoding PIG-L deacetylase family protein, translating to MDKTSLIKLEKLIPNDLLNLMQYIHANLLSRWILRWGSQPLEFSQKSAMVFSPHQDDETLGCGGMIAQKREQGLSVVVTFLTDGRGSYTSDLNIQNQIIQIRKQESLNALGILGVQPSGIYFLDKPDGTLPDLTAEEREQTIKQISELLKRYQPGEVYVPHHKDCHKDHEATFYLVKEAITQAKITVELLQYPIWVFWRAPLFILLKLKDITAAYQLSITPVQEKKNQAIAAYPSQIQTLPSGFINQFLNSPEIFFKSEP from the coding sequence ATGGATAAAACTAGTCTGATTAAACTAGAAAAACTCATCCCCAATGATTTACTAAACCTAATGCAATATATTCATGCAAACTTACTCTCTAGATGGATTTTACGTTGGGGAAGTCAGCCCTTAGAATTTAGTCAGAAGTCAGCAATGGTTTTTTCTCCCCATCAAGATGATGAAACCTTGGGTTGTGGTGGAATGATCGCCCAAAAAAGGGAGCAAGGACTATCTGTAGTTGTCACTTTTTTAACGGATGGACGAGGTTCATACACTTCAGACCTAAATATTCAAAATCAAATTATTCAGATTCGTAAACAAGAATCCTTAAATGCGTTAGGTATTTTGGGAGTACAGCCTTCGGGAATTTACTTTTTGGATAAACCAGATGGCACTTTACCAGATTTAACAGCAGAGGAAAGAGAACAAACAATTAAACAAATTTCCGAATTGCTAAAGCGTTATCAACCAGGAGAAGTTTATGTTCCTCATCATAAAGATTGTCATAAAGATCATGAGGCAACATTTTATTTGGTTAAAGAAGCAATCACACAAGCAAAAATTACGGTAGAACTCCTACAGTATCCGATTTGGGTATTCTGGAGAGCTCCCTTATTTATCCTTTTAAAATTAAAGGATATTACAGCGGCTTATCAGTTATCAATTACACCAGTACAAGAGAAAAAAAATCAAGCGATCGCAGCCTATCCTTCCCAAATACAAACCCTACCTAGTGGCTTTATTAACCAATTCTTAAATTCACCAGAAATCTTCTTTAAATCTGAACCTTAG
- a CDS encoding glycosyltransferase family 4 protein, with protein MEGNKKGYESSSASILTLGTGWFPKTPGGLERYIHELTHKLADNQDQVELCGVGLPSEAENIPIKLTNLADPDSPICQRLWSIRTNFQKSRLETPDAINLHFALYSFPIMDLLPKDVPVTFNFHGPWASESQEEVVDQKLSIWLKWKLIEKNTYNRCDRFIVLSEAFGNILHQRYQIPWSIINIIPGGVDIHHFQNNLSRQDARLKLNWPTNRPILFTSRRLVHRMGIDKLLQALAIIKPRISDIWLAIAGRGHLQEILQQQVLELGLENNVQLLGFLPDEDLPIAYQAANLTVMPSQSFEGFGLAILESLACGTPVLCTPVGGMTEILQVFSPDLITDSITVKSIAEKLELAILEKIPLPTREECRYYTITNYDWTNIAQKVRKVILSR; from the coding sequence GTGGAAGGTAACAAAAAAGGTTATGAATCAAGTTCTGCATCTATCCTCACATTGGGAACTGGCTGGTTCCCCAAAACCCCAGGAGGATTAGAAAGGTATATTCATGAATTAACTCATAAATTAGCAGACAATCAAGATCAGGTAGAATTATGTGGTGTAGGTTTACCCAGTGAAGCCGAAAATATACCTATTAAGCTAACTAATTTAGCTGATCCAGATAGTCCTATTTGCCAAAGATTGTGGTCAATTCGCACTAATTTTCAGAAAAGCAGATTGGAAACACCAGACGCTATTAATCTACATTTTGCATTATATAGCTTTCCAATTATGGATCTTTTACCTAAAGACGTACCAGTTACTTTTAATTTCCATGGACCTTGGGCTTCTGAAAGTCAAGAAGAAGTTGTAGACCAGAAACTTAGTATTTGGCTGAAATGGAAGTTGATAGAAAAAAATACTTATAATCGATGCGACCGCTTTATAGTTTTGAGTGAAGCTTTTGGCAATATTTTACATCAAAGATATCAAATCCCTTGGAGCATAATTAATATTATACCTGGTGGAGTTGATATTCATCACTTTCAAAATAATCTATCTCGTCAAGATGCAAGATTAAAACTAAATTGGCCGACTAATCGACCGATATTATTCACATCTCGCCGTTTAGTACATCGCATGGGAATCGATAAATTATTGCAAGCATTAGCAATAATCAAACCGAGAATTTCTGATATTTGGTTAGCTATAGCTGGTCGTGGTCATCTTCAGGAAATACTCCAACAACAAGTTCTAGAACTAGGACTAGAAAACAACGTTCAATTATTAGGCTTTTTACCAGATGAAGATTTACCAATAGCTTATCAAGCTGCTAATTTAACTGTAATGCCCAGTCAGTCTTTCGAAGGTTTTGGATTAGCAATTCTGGAGTCCTTAGCATGTGGTACTCCAGTTTTATGTACACCTGTAGGGGGAATGACAGAAATCTTACAAGTATTTTCACCAGATTTAATTACTGATTCTATCACAGTTAAAAGCATTGCAGAGAAATTAGAACTAGCAATCTTAGAAAAGATTCCTTTACCTACTAGAGAAGAATGCCGCTATTACACAATCACAAATTATGATTGGACTAATATTGCTCAAAAAGTAAGGAAAGTTATTTTATCTAGATAA
- a CDS encoding NHL repeat-containing protein: MKNIFISQIKNISHKLNQIIRNSIQSRYGGTKMAFNFLLGLTCGLMVIFVGITMDSATTKTTTVAGFTYETSWLGNTIGKGKLRVQNNVEAMYVTTNGKIYTNSYWDEAGGEAGIYKDGKVMGFLEDIHGWNRLGGKAVTANSKYIYIAMSQSGMNNGKDGYPPEGKIWYCVRRYNLAGKSVPFPGGNGWDKSMLIISDKHEVTGLATVGDKLFISNAAGNIVQIYNTETMQEIGKFAVTNPGGIAIDPQGDLWIIQTKKGTMVGQIVHYSQTGKKLPQQIVDVVDPTAIATYRQDRLLVAENGIRQQVLIYNIENQPVQVGTLGTENGIYSGVPGEVESLKLYGITGVGTDSTGNIYINNNGFNKSGTDLRKFSESGKQQWQLLGLTFVDNADTDPKSDGVDVFTKHEKYLIDYSKPSGKQWTYKVYTLNPFKYPQDPRLHTSPDGPIFRRIQGRPFLFLTDMFGSLLQIYRFQPTTDGNIAIPAGLFVVTNDKGKSIQGNWPPYQPAKGEWIWRDKNGNGAFDQNEYDSSEDYPYIGGWWVDTKGDVWKTLRTEDGIRHYPLQGLDSKGNPIYTYTSIQKHKTPSVFKDLRHIEYFPETDTMYLSGFTAAHPASGDDTRVIGSEIARFDNWSKGNRTPKWRTVVPYDSTGKREVSTAAISVAGDYVFAVTVKTAEVYVYKTATGKLVLKFGPGPEVGGESGWVDIPHGIRAFRRANGEYLVFAEENMNGKVIIYRFSM, from the coding sequence ATGAAAAATATATTTATCTCGCAAATTAAAAATATCAGTCACAAACTAAATCAAATTATTAGGAATTCAATTCAGAGTAGATATGGAGGCACAAAAATGGCCTTCAATTTTTTACTCGGTCTAACTTGTGGATTAATGGTGATATTTGTGGGTATAACAATGGACTCAGCCACGACAAAAACCACTACAGTAGCTGGATTTACCTATGAAACTTCTTGGCTTGGTAATACTATCGGCAAAGGTAAATTACGAGTCCAAAATAATGTAGAGGCAATGTATGTAACAACTAATGGTAAAATTTATACTAATAGTTATTGGGATGAAGCTGGAGGAGAAGCAGGAATATATAAAGATGGTAAGGTTATGGGTTTTCTAGAAGATATTCATGGGTGGAATCGTCTCGGTGGTAAAGCAGTAACAGCCAATAGCAAATATATTTATATTGCTATGTCCCAAAGTGGAATGAATAATGGAAAAGACGGTTATCCACCAGAAGGTAAAATTTGGTACTGTGTCAGACGTTATAATTTAGCCGGAAAATCTGTACCTTTTCCGGGAGGTAATGGCTGGGATAAAAGTATGTTAATTATCAGTGATAAACATGAAGTAACTGGATTAGCAACTGTAGGTGATAAATTATTTATTAGTAATGCTGCTGGTAACATTGTACAGATTTACAATACTGAAACAATGCAGGAGATAGGCAAATTCGCTGTTACCAATCCTGGAGGAATAGCCATTGATCCACAAGGAGATTTGTGGATTATTCAAACTAAAAAAGGTACTATGGTTGGTCAGATTGTCCATTATTCGCAAACAGGAAAAAAACTGCCGCAACAAATTGTAGATGTGGTTGATCCAACAGCGATCGCAACTTACAGACAAGATAGGTTATTAGTAGCAGAAAATGGCATCCGTCAACAAGTGCTGATTTACAATATCGAAAATCAGCCTGTACAAGTAGGAACATTAGGGACTGAAAATGGTATCTATAGTGGTGTTCCTGGTGAAGTTGAAAGTTTAAAATTATATGGAATTACGGGAGTCGGTACAGACAGCACAGGCAATATCTATATCAACAATAATGGTTTTAATAAATCAGGTACAGATTTAAGAAAATTTTCCGAATCAGGGAAACAACAATGGCAATTATTGGGTTTAACATTTGTAGATAATGCAGATACTGACCCCAAAAGTGATGGTGTAGATGTATTCACCAAGCATGAAAAATACCTGATAGATTATAGTAAACCATCTGGTAAACAATGGACTTATAAAGTCTACACACTTAATCCTTTTAAATATCCTCAAGATCCTCGTTTACATACATCCCCAGATGGCCCTATTTTCCGACGTATTCAAGGGAGGCCTTTTTTATTCCTCACAGATATGTTTGGCAGCTTACTGCAGATTTATCGTTTTCAACCAACTACAGACGGTAATATTGCTATTCCTGCGGGGCTATTTGTGGTAACTAATGATAAAGGTAAATCTATTCAGGGTAATTGGCCTCCCTATCAACCAGCCAAAGGTGAATGGATTTGGCGAGATAAAAATGGTAATGGTGCATTTGATCAAAATGAATATGACAGCAGTGAAGATTATCCCTACATAGGTGGTTGGTGGGTAGATACTAAAGGTGATGTTTGGAAAACTTTGCGAACTGAAGATGGTATTCGTCATTATCCTTTACAGGGATTAGATAGCAAAGGAAATCCCATCTATACTTATACTTCAATACAAAAACACAAAACTCCTAGTGTGTTTAAAGATTTGCGGCATATTGAGTATTTTCCTGAAACAGATACTATGTATTTATCAGGTTTCACAGCAGCACATCCCGCTTCTGGTGATGATACCAGGGTTATAGGATCAGAAATTGCCCGGTTTGATAATTGGAGTAAAGGAAATCGCACTCCTAAATGGCGGACTGTAGTTCCTTATGATTCTACTGGGAAGCGTGAAGTTTCTACTGCGGCCATCAGTGTAGCTGGTGATTATGTGTTTGCAGTGACGGTGAAAACCGCAGAAGTTTATGTCTATAAAACTGCTACAGGCAAACTTGTACTCAAGTTCGGTCCTGGTCCAGAAGTTGGTGGAGAAAGTGGCTGGGTTGATATCCCCCACGGTATCCGGGCTTTTCGCCGTGCTAATGGTGAATACTTAGTGTTTGCAGAGGAAAATATGAACGGAAAGGTGATTATTTACCGTTTCTCAATGTGA